The DNA segment CCCACGCCCTGAACCACACCCAGGGCGACGACCGCGAGACCTTGCTGCGCCTGGTGCCGGGCTTGTTCCGCCACAGCAGCCACTCCGAGCGCTAGCCGCGCTCGCCTCGGCCGTGCGTGTCCTGCGCGCGGCCAGCTTTGCGTTGCCTCAGGCCATAGGCCCGCACGCATCCCAGCAGCAACATCCATCTCCACCCGTTTCACCGCGCCTCTTCGGACCCCCATGAAAGCCAGCATGCTTGCCAAGCTCGACCAATTGTCCGAGCGACTCGACGAAGTCAACGCCCTGCTTGCGCGCGAAGATGCCACCGCCAAGATCGACCAGTACCGCAAGCTCACGCGCGAACACGCCGAACTGACGCCGGTGGCCGAGCAATATGCGCAGTACTGCCAGGCACAGGAGGACCTGTCCACCGCGCAAGCGCTGCTGGACGATCCCGAGATGAAGGAGTTCGCGGCCGATGAGATCACCGCGGCCCGCGAGCGGCTGGAAACGCTGGAAGGCAGCCTGCAGAAACTGCTGCTGCCCAAGGATCCCAACGACGACCGCAACCTGCTGCTGGAAATCCGCGCCGGTGCCGGCGGCGAGGAAAGCGCGCTGTTCGCCGCCAATTTGCTGCGGATGTACACACGCTACGCCGAACGCCAGCGCTGGCAGGTAGAGGTGATGAGCGAATCGCCGTCCGACCTGGGCGGCTACAAGGAAGTCATCATCCGCATCGCCGGGGATGCGGCCTTTTCCCGGCTGAAGTTCGAATCCGGCGGCCATCGCGTGCAGCGTGTGCCAGCCACCGAGGCCCAGGGACGCATCCACACGTCGGCCTGTACGGTGGCAGTCATGCCCGAGGCCGATGAGGTGACCGAGGTGGAAATCAATCCGTCGGACCTGCGTGTGGATACCTTCCGCGCCTCCGGCGCCGGTGGCCAGCACGTGAACAAGACCGACTCGGCCGTGCGCCTGACCCACCTGCCCACCGGCATCGTGGTCGAGTGCCAGGACGACCGCAGCCAGCACCGCAACAAGGACAAGGCCATGAAGGTCCTGGCGGCCCGGCTGATGGACGCGAAGCTGCGCGCGGCCCAGGCGAAAGAAGCCAGCACCCGGCGCAACCTGATCGGCACCGGCGACAGAAGTGACCGTATCCGCACCTACAATTTCCCGCAGGGGCGCGTGACGGATCACCGCATCAACCTGACGCTGTACAAGATCGACATGATCATGGACGGCGATCTCGACGAGCTCCTGTCCGCCTTGTCCGCGGAACATCAGGCGGACCAGCTGGCGGCGCTGGGCGAAGGGCAATAATCGCTTGGCATTAGCAGGTTATTGCGACGAATTACCGGTCATTAAGGCAGATTTTTTGATCGCACTGCATAAATCGCGATTTCTGAACGAAAACCTTTGTATCTGTTGTAAATGCTTGCAACAGCACTGGCGTGCCATTTTTCGCTGTCTATAATCGATTTCGACTGAGCCGCCATACAGAGGTCGGCGTGTCGCCACTCGAAAACGGAAAAAAGGACGAAATCATGAAGAAATTGCTCGCGCTGTTGATGATCACCGCCGCCATGGCTGCCTGCAGCAAGAAGGAAGAAGCCCCCGCCACGCCGAGCGCCGACAGCGCCATGCAAAGCGCCGCTGAATCCGCCAAGGCCGCCGCCAGCGACGCCGCATCCGCCGCCAGCAATGCCGCCGATGCTGCCAAGGCCGCTGCCAGCAGCGCGGCTTCCGATGTTTCCGCTGCCGCCGAAAAGGCCAAGGTCGATGCCGGCAATGCCATGGAAAAGGCTAAGGACGCCGCCAAGGATGCTGTCAACGCCAGCGCTGACAAGGCCAAGGACGCCGTCAACAAGTAATCCGCGCGCCACGGCGGCAAGAGGCTGGCGCATCGCGCCCAGGCACCGCCGCCCAGGCAAGCGCGTTACACTGCAAACCCCGTCAGGGCACCTCCCGACGGGGTTTTGTTTTTTTGCTCTCTCCATGCCCAGCATCACGTCCACCGCCACCTCCCCCAGCCCCGATGCCGCCACGCCGGTCTCATTGCCTGAGACGGCCACGGTACGCGACGCCCTGGCCGCGGCTGCGGCAGCCGGCTTGCCCGCGCTGGAGGCGCGCCTGCTGATCAGCCATGTCACCGGGCTCACCCGCACCCAGCTGATCACACGCGACGACGAAACGCTTGCCCCGGCCCAGCGCGACAGCGTGGCCGCCTTGCTCGGGCGCCGCCTGGGCGGCGAGCCCGTGGCCTACTTGCTGGGTGAGCGTGAATTCTTCGGGCGCGCCTTCCGCGTGACCCCGGATGTGCTGATTCCGCGCCCGGACACCGAAATCGCCGTGGAAGCGGCCTTGAAGCTGCTGGCGCCACTGGCTGCGCCCCGGGTGCTCGACATGGGCACCGGCTCCGGCGCGCTGGCCGTCACGCTGGCCTGCGAACGGCCCGACACCGAGGTCTGGGCGACCGATATCTCGCCGGGCGCGCTACAGGTGGCGCAAGACAACGCGCGCGCGCTGGGCGCCGGCAACGTGCGCTTTCTGGCCTCCGACTGGTACGCCGCGCTGCCCGCTGGCCTGCGCTTCGACCTGATCGTGAGCAATCCGCCTTATATCGCGGCCGCGGACCCGCACCTGGCCCAGGGCGACCTGCGCTTCGAGCCGATCGATGCGCTGACCGATCATGGCGATGGCTTGTCGGACCTGGCGGCAATCGTGGCCGGGGCCGCCGCGCGCCTGCATGCGGGCGGCTGGCTGCTGATGGAGCACGGCTACGACCAGGGCCAGGCTGCCCGCGACCTGCTGGCCGCCGCCGGCATGGCCGAGATCTTTACCGCGCGCGACCTGGCAGGCCATGAACGCTGCAGCGCGGCTCGCCTGCCAGCACAGGCCGGGGCGGCCGCCTGAAGCCGGCAGCCGATTCCGGTAAAATCAAATACTTGATTGCATCAAGGCGCACGCATCACGCGCGCCCTTTCCGATTTCCCGATAGCGGTGCCGGCCAGTGCCTGCACCGCGAGCAACTGAAAAGAGACATCATGAGTGACGTGCAGCAAAAGATCGACCAGATCGTCAAGGGCAGCCCGGTGGTCCTGTTCATGAAGGGCACCGCCCAGTTCCCGATGTGCGGCTTCTCCGGCCGTGCCATCCAGATCCTGAAGGCCTGCGGCGTCGACGCACCGACCACGGTCAATGTGCTGGAAGACGACGGCATCCGCCAAGGCATCAAGACCTACGCCAACTGGCCGACCATTCCGCAGCTCTACGTGAACGGCGAGTTCGTCGGCGGCTCGGACATCATGATGGAGATGTACCAGAATGGCGAACTGCAATCGCTGCTGAAGGCCTGAGCGCGACATGACCGCAGCGGGTGCAGCGGCGGGTGCAGTGGGTGAAGGCAAGCCGCGGCGCATCGTCGTCGCGATCACCGGCGCCACCGGCGCGGTCTACGGCGTACGCCTGGTACAGATACTGGGCGCTGCGCCTGGCGTGGAGGCCCATCTGCTGATCTCGGCGGCGGGCGTGATGAACCTGCAGCACGAACTCGACATCAGCAAGGCCGAGGTGGAAGCCTTTGCGCAGGTGGTCCACAACGTGCGCGATATCGGCGCCACCATTGCCAGCGGCTCGTTTGCCGCCCATGCGATGGTGGTGGCGCCCTGCTCCATGCGCACGCTCGCGGCCGTGGCGCATGGCCTGTCCGACAATCTCATTACCCGCGCCGCGGATGTCACGCTCAAGGAGCGCCGCAAGCTGGTGCTGATGGTGCGCGAAACGCCGTTGAACCTCGCGCACCTGCGCAATATGACCGCCGTCACCGAGATGGGCGGCATCATCTTTCCCCCGGTCCCCGGCTTCTACCAGAAGCCGCAGAGCGTGGCGGAACTGGTCGACCATACGGTTGGCCGCGTGCTGGACCTGATCGACGTGCCGCAGACGCTGGCGCCGAGCTGGGCCGGGCTCAACGGCCAGGCCTGACACACGCGCTGGCACACGCGTTTACCGCGTTCTATCCCGTGCTACCTCTCTCGCTTCAATGCCAGTAGCGATAGCGGCGGCCGCCGTAGTAGCCGCCGTGATAGCCATAGTAGCCACCGTAAAACCCAGGGGCCACCACCACCGGCGGCGCAGCGTAGACCGGCGCCGGCGCCACTGCGACCTCGCCGCCCCCATAGCCATAGCCGGGATAAGCCGGGTAGACCGCACAACCGCCAAGCATGGCGGCGCCAACCATCGCGAGCCCCATCATCAACGTTCTCATCTCATCGTCCTTGTGGCTTGTTTAGCCTTGGTTTAGCCATAAGAACGTTATACGGGGCGGTTTAGTAATACAGGGTCAACCTGCTGTAACCCTTGTTACGAATCGCAACGTTTGGATGAACGTAAAGACCGCGGGCCGCAGGCCTCAGATATCAAACCTCAGACCTCAAACCTCAAACCGCACCCCCTGCGCCAACGGCAGCGTATCCCCATAGTTCACGGTATTGGTAGCGCGCCGCATATACCCCTTCCAGGCGTCCGAGCCGGATTCACGCCCGCCGCCAGTCGCCTTCTCCCCCCCGAACGCACCGCCAATCTCCGCCCCGCTGGTGCCGATATTCACATTGGCAATGCCGCAATCGCTGCCGCTTGCCGACATGAAGCGTTCCGCCTCGCGCAGCGACTCGGTGAAGATGCAGGACGACAAGCCATGTTCCGACGCATTGTTCAGCGCAATGGCTTCGTCCAGCGTGGTGTACGGCATCACGTAGAGAATCGGCGCGAAGGTTTCGCTCAGCATCATCTCGTGCTGACGATCGGTCAGCACCAGCGCGGGCCGCACGTACTCGGCATTGGGGTACTTTTCGGCCAGCACGCGCTCGCCGCCGTGCACCGTGTTGCCATGCTCGCGGCAGCGCAGCAGCGCAGCGGCCATGGCGGCGCCGGCGGCGCCATCGATCAGCGGACCGACCAGCGTTGTCTCGGCCAGCGGATCGCCCACCGGCAGGCGGCCGAACACCTGGATCAGGCGCGTGGTAACGGCCTCCAGCACGTCGACATGCACGAAGGCGCGGCGCAGCGACGTGCAGCGCTGCCCGGCCGTGCCCGCCGCCGAGAAAGTCATGGCGCGCACGGCGAGTTCGAGATCCGCCGAGGGCGCGATGATCGCAGCGTTGTTGCCACCGAGTTCCAGGATGGCGCGCTTGAACCGCTCGGCGCAAGCGATGCCCACGGCGCGGCCCATGCGGGTGGAGC comes from the Cupriavidus basilensis genome and includes:
- the prfA gene encoding peptide chain release factor 1; protein product: MKASMLAKLDQLSERLDEVNALLAREDATAKIDQYRKLTREHAELTPVAEQYAQYCQAQEDLSTAQALLDDPEMKEFAADEITAARERLETLEGSLQKLLLPKDPNDDRNLLLEIRAGAGGEESALFAANLLRMYTRYAERQRWQVEVMSESPSDLGGYKEVIIRIAGDAAFSRLKFESGGHRVQRVPATEAQGRIHTSACTVAVMPEADEVTEVEINPSDLRVDTFRASGAGGQHVNKTDSAVRLTHLPTGIVVECQDDRSQHRNKDKAMKVLAARLMDAKLRAAQAKEASTRRNLIGTGDRSDRIRTYNFPQGRVTDHRINLTLYKIDMIMDGDLDELLSALSAEHQADQLAALGEGQ
- the prmC gene encoding peptide chain release factor N(5)-glutamine methyltransferase, whose protein sequence is MPSITSTATSPSPDAATPVSLPETATVRDALAAAAAAGLPALEARLLISHVTGLTRTQLITRDDETLAPAQRDSVAALLGRRLGGEPVAYLLGEREFFGRAFRVTPDVLIPRPDTEIAVEAALKLLAPLAAPRVLDMGTGSGALAVTLACERPDTEVWATDISPGALQVAQDNARALGAGNVRFLASDWYAALPAGLRFDLIVSNPPYIAAADPHLAQGDLRFEPIDALTDHGDGLSDLAAIVAGAAARLHAGGWLLMEHGYDQGQAARDLLAAAGMAEIFTARDLAGHERCSAARLPAQAGAAA
- the grxD gene encoding Grx4 family monothiol glutaredoxin; the protein is MSDVQQKIDQIVKGSPVVLFMKGTAQFPMCGFSGRAIQILKACGVDAPTTVNVLEDDGIRQGIKTYANWPTIPQLYVNGEFVGGSDIMMEMYQNGELQSLLKA
- a CDS encoding UbiX family flavin prenyltransferase, coding for MTAAGAAAGAVGEGKPRRIVVAITGATGAVYGVRLVQILGAAPGVEAHLLISAAGVMNLQHELDISKAEVEAFAQVVHNVRDIGATIASGSFAAHAMVVAPCSMRTLAAVAHGLSDNLITRAADVTLKERRKLVLMVRETPLNLAHLRNMTAVTEMGGIIFPPVPGFYQKPQSVAELVDHTVGRVLDLIDVPQTLAPSWAGLNGQA
- a CDS encoding aldehyde dehydrogenase family protein: MKAKEFAACWQAIGLTPPWRDGEGPTGALPVRSPIDGEAFGHLPACSLAEADARIERARVVQASWALVPAPVRGEVVRRFGEMLREHKKHLGELVSLEAGKILQEGLGEVQEMIDICDFAVGLSRQLHGLTIASERPQHAMRETWHPYGLCGVISAFNFPVAVWAWNAALALVCGNGVIWKPSEKTPLTALAMQSLLDGVLEIAAPQHVGIATVLSGGPALGQHLVEHAAVRLVSATGSTRMGRAVGIACAERFKRAILELGGNNAAIIAPSADLELAVRAMTFSAAGTAGQRCTSLRRAFVHVDVLEAVTTRLIQVFGRLPVGDPLAETTLVGPLIDGAAGAAMAAALLRCREHGNTVHGGERVLAEKYPNAEYVRPALVLTDRQHEMMLSETFAPILYVMPYTTLDEAIALNNASEHGLSSCIFTESLREAERFMSASGSDCGIANVNIGTSGAEIGGAFGGEKATGGGRESGSDAWKGYMRRATNTVNYGDTLPLAQGVRFEV